The genomic DNA GAAAGTGGTTGGAAGAGGGGTATACCGTTTTGGCTGATCGGTACGTAAGTGCTAACCAGATCCATCAGGGTGGTAAAATTGCAGATGCGCGAAAACGAAAAGAATTTCTCGAGTGGCTTGAAAAAATGGAGCACGGCGTGTTCGGCATCCCAAAGCCGGACCTTGTTATTTATTTAGATGTGCCGTTCGAGGTTAGTCGAGAGTGGCTGAAAAAGAAGTCTGCTCAATCGTCGAAAAAGTATTTAAAGGGAAGAAAGGATGTCGTGGAAGATAATTTAAAATATTTGAAAAATTCTCGAAACGCTGCCCTGTGGTTGGAGCGGAATAATAAAAACTGGGAGAAAGTCACGTGTTGTGACGGCATGACCTGCATGCTCCCTGAGGAGGTTCACGGGTACGTGGCCAAGATCACACAAAAGCGATTACGACGTATATAGATCTAGTACTTCTGCTATACCTTTTGTTACATATGGGGCTTACGATACAGATCAAAAAACTTTACAAGAATACTAAGATGCCTGCCTATGCTCGAGCGGGTGATGTGGCGCTCGATATGTTCTCCCGAGAAGAAGGCGTACTCCTGCCAGGCGAGCGTAAAGTGTTCCATACCGGATTTGCTCTAGAGTTCCCGGAGGGATTTGCAGCTATCGTGAAAGATAAAGGCGGCATAGCGAATGTCGGCGTTACTACACTCGGCGGGGTTTTCGATGCCGGATATCGCGGAGAGTATAATGCCCAGTTGTTTAATCTTAGTACAGAGCCGTATACGGTCGAGGTTGGTGACAAGGTAGCCCAGCTAATGATCCTTCCGGTGGAGATCGTAACACTCGAGGAGGTGGATGAACTCAGTGATTCTGATCGCGGTGACGGTCGGTTCGGGAGTACCGGTTTGAAATAATCGGGTGCGTAATGTGTCTTTATAGGGTAGGAGTATGCTTGAGTACAAGTATACATGTTATTTATGACAACTTTCTCATTGAGGAGCGAGATCAATGGAAACCTCTAGTGTTTCGTACTCATCGTTCAGTGTAACCCGATTTAGACGTGTGCAGGTTGACCTGCTTGAGCCAATAGACCGGCTCCTGAGTCGAGTTGGTGTAAGGGAGTATGATGTGCCTCTTGGAATAACCGCGCTCGATAGTTGTAAGGCGGAAGTCTACGAAGTAAAAATTCGTAGCTGGTTTTATGACAGGCCGCTGGCATCAGTCGAAGAGGCGTGTCTGCACCTTGAGTGTGGGGAACGATTCGCCACGCTTCGAGAATTTCTGAGCTGGGTTGCCGTACGACCAGGCATTGCTCGAGTCGGTGCGTACACTATTTGGGGGAGTCAGTGTCGCAATATTGTTCCTGTTGTACGAAACAAGGGGGTCAATGATATTTCAGATCTACGGGTCAGCTGTGAGCATGTTAAAGAAGCTCTGCGGATTCAGCGGATCCCCACGGTCGTTCGCTGCGTCGCGCAGCATTCAGTTGCCGCATGAGCGAGTGCTCGTATCATCCCTTGCCCCGGTTCTAATAAAGAACCGGGGTTTTCTTTGTGTTTTTCCACCGTCTCTTTCTTGCAGGGTATGAAGTAGAGAAAGTTGGTATGATCGCACAGATACTTTATACTGTGAGCTATGATCCAGGACATCCTGAAAGACACAATTAGCGAAGCGTTGCAACAGATCGGTATTGCTGACCCGGAGGTTGAGCTGGAGCACCCGGCCGATCTTGCACACGGTGATTTTTCAACGAATGTGGCGATGAGATATGCCAAAGAGCAGGGTAGCAGTCCGCGAGATATTGCTGAAAAAGTCATTTCTCTTATTGAAGAGAGTAAGCCTTCTTTCGTAAACAAAGTAGAGATCGCCGGCCCCGGTTTTATTAATTTCTTTTTAGCACGTGATTTCTTTGCAAAGTCACTAGAGGATATTGCTGCTCATGCAATGGATTTTGGCAGGAGCGAGGTTCTTGAAGGAAAGAGAGTGTTGGTCGAATACACCGATCCGAACCTCTTCAAAGAGTTTCATGTCGGTCACATTATGAATAATACGGTCGGCGAAGCGATCGCAAATCTCTTTGAGAGCCAAGGCGCGTCAGTCGTGCGAGCTAATTACCAGAGTGATGTTGGTCCGCCTGTTGCTAAAGCGATCTGGGGAATGCGCCAGCTTGCTCATAAAATGCCGAAAGATGACGCGCCGCTTATCGAGAAGGTGCGATTTCTCGGTGACTCGTATGTTACCGGTAGTGCGGCGTACGAAGAAGGCAGCTCCAAAGAAGAGATCGACGCGATCAATACGCACATATATGAACGTGATAACGACGAGCTAAATGAGCTCTACAAATGGGGTCGTACCGTAAGCCTGAATCATTTTGAAGAGATCTACAAAAAACTCGGCACACGGTTTGATTGTTATTATTTCGAAAGTCAGGTTTTTGAAGACGGACTCAAACTTGTGGAGGAAGGGAAAGAAAAAGGTGTTTTCAAAGAGTCGGATGGCGCGATCGTGTACCACGGTGAAGAGGATGGATTGCATACGCGCGTGTTCGTAAATGCGCGCGGTTTGCCAACCTACGAGACCAAGGAGCTCGGGCTTACCAAGCAGAAATTTGAAACCGAAACATACGAGCAATCGGTCGTGGTAACAGCAAACGAGCAGACATCGTACTTTCAAGTGGTGATGGCCGCGCTTACCAAGCTTTATCCGGAGTGGGTTAAGAGAACGAAGCACATAGAGCACGGCATGCTCCAGACGCCGGATGGCAAGATGTCGTCGCGAAAAGGCAATGTAATCGGCGGCGGGACACTCATCGAAGATGTTGAAGCTCGGGCCAACGAAAAGATACAGGAAACTGACCGTGATCTTGAAGACCCCGATATATTGGCGACCCAGGAAGCGGTCGCGGCGATCAAGTACGCTATTTTAAAGCAGGCGCCGGGTAAGAACGTGACGTTCGATATGGAGCAATCACTCTCGTTGGAAGGAGATTCCGGACCGTATCTACAGTATGCACATACTCGCTGTTACTCGATCCTGGCAAAAGCAAAGACAGAAGGAATTGTGGCATCGATCGAGAATCCACCGGCCGAGTCGTATGAGTTGGAGCGAGTACTGTATCGATTCCCGGAGATCGTCGAGAAGGCATTTAGCGATCTTTCTCCGCAGTATGTTACAACGTACCTGACCGAACTTGCCTCCATGTTCAATAGTTTTTACGGCACCGAGCAGATAGTAAATGTAGATGATGAGTTCTCGCCGTACAAACTCGCGCTCACTCGAGCTACGCAAACCGTTCTCGCCAACGGACTCAATGTTCTTGGCATCGAAGCTCCTGAGCAAATGTAGACTTGAATTATTGTGTTTGAACTGCTGGTGTGGTATGACCATATCAGCGGTTCTTCATGTTCCATGAAATTAAGATAAATACGAAAGGGGGCTACCAATGGTAGCGCTTGCAGATCTAGCAGAAGAACGTGCACGTCTCGATAGAGAGCTTGGTCGGGTTTGGGGAGGGTCCGGGGTGCGAAATCTTTGCCTTGAGGGGTACTGGTTTCACAAACCGATCAAACTGGGGCACCCGCGAGGCTTTTCCTTTAAAGGTCTTGAAGAGGTCGCCAAGACAACAACACTTCTTCCAAACGCGGGTCGAATGCCACTGAATAAGCGCAATCAGCCAAAGGAGTGGTCTCCCAACTGTATCTGGGTTGATCGAAAACGGAGCATCGCACTCAACGCGATCGGACTTTCCGGTCCGGGAGCGAAAGTGGTTTTCGAAAAACTCCAGAAGCTTCGACATCGTTTTCAACCGTCAATTATGGCGATCGGCACAACGCTAGAGGAGCGACTTGCCGAGATGCGGCTCCTGATGAAGTTGATCGTGGAGCACTTCTCGTATGAGCAAGTTCCGATCGTTCAGATCAATGTTTCGTGCCCGAATCTTGAGCACGGCTTTGATCCAATAAACGAACGGATCGTAGAGACTCAGAATATCCTGGACATCGTGTACGAGTACGGTCGCTTCGCGGTGATCAAGCTTAGTGCGGACTTCCTGCCCGAGCGGGTGATGGAGTTTGCTGAGCACCCGGCGTTGTTCGGTATCAGTGGCACAAATACTATTCCGTTCCGTATGATCATCCCGTGGCTTCCCGAAGATCATGAATGCCAGATCCCATGGGATGAACTTTTCGGCGTCGGACAGCCATCTCCGCTTCGTGCTCGCGGGATCGATGCTGATGGCGGTCTTTCGGGCGCACCGCTCAAAAACCTCGCCTGTTTGTGGATCGGTCGGATCCGAAAAGCGGGGTTCAGGAGGCACCTGAACGGAGGTGGCGGTATTTTGCATCCGAATGATATTGAGTCCTTCCGTGTTGCAGGTGTTGACTCGATCTCGCTCGGTTCGGCTGCGTTTCTTGCTTCAGCGCAAGTGCAACCGATCATCCGGTACGGAAATAAAATTCTATCCTAAAATAAGGAAGAAGCTGATGGAACTAATACGAGACAGCGCTGGAGTTGTGTGTGAGATCAGAATGCGTCGACCTGACAACTTCCACGCCCACTACCGACAGAACGGGATGCTCCAGCTCATGGTGCTTCTATTCTTGCGGTATGGTTGGGGACGGGTTGAGGCAATGCCTAATAATCCGTTCATTGACACCGGTCAGAAAGCTATAAAATATCGTTATGAGGCGATGCGTATCGCGCGAGCGAATGAATCCCGCTTTAATTATTCCGAGTTTGAGATGGTGCCGTCGATGCAGATCACGCCTGAGACAACACCGCAGATGGTGCTCGAGGCGTGGCGGCTCGGTGTTCGGATCTTTAAGATCTACCCGCGTTTCGTCACTACCGCCTCTGAAAACGGCGTTATTGATTACAAAGCACTTTACTCGGTTTTTGCAGAGATGGAGCGGATCAATACGCACGTGGTGGGAAAAGAGTTTCCTCATCCGTGTGTGTTGTCGCTTCACCCTGAGGACCCGAATGAGAATGTTGAGCCGTTCGACAAGGAGTCGGCTTTCATCGACAATCACGCTCACGATATCGTTCTTCGTTTCCCGGGATTACCGATCGTCTTCGAGCATATCTCGACAAAGGCGCTCGTGGATTTCGTGAAAAGCGACAATGCAGCTCGGAGAAATATCGCGGCAACGATCACGCCTCAGCACATGATACGTACATACGCGGATCTGCTGGGGTATACACCTGCTTCGAATTTCAAGCTGCAGGTGGATGACTTTTGCAAGCCGGTCCTTAAGCCGCGTGAGGATCGTGATGCGGTTCGTGAAGCGGCAATGAGCGGTAATCCGAAGTTCTTTTACGGCGGAGACGACGCGCCGCATCCGGTAGGGAGCAAGGATTGCCGGGAGTGCTGTGCCGGTACGTTCAACACTGATGCCGGACTGCGGGTTTGTGTTGAAGAGTTCTATCAGCACAAGAAGCTCGAAAATCTTGACCCTTTCTTCTCAGAAAGCGGCGCTCGGTTCTACAGTTTCCCTCAAAACAAAGGAAAAATTACACTCAGACGTGAACCGTCAGTGGTTCCTGAGATGCATGTTATTCCGTGTGACGAGGGAGAGGCTCGTCCGTGGCTGGCCGGTGAAACGCTTCCCTGGAGCATCACCGCCATTCACTGATCAACCTTTGTTCGTTTCTCAATTCAATACCACACCCTGTCGATCCGTCGACGGGGTGTTTTTTTGCACAAAGGGTGAAAATTGGTAGTATTAGCCGTATACATGACTACTTGCAAAGACGAAAATACAAAAAGCGAACTGGCCAAGCGAGAGGAGGAGATACTCAAGCAGTGGCAGGAAAATAGCATATTTGAAAAAACGCTTGAGCAGACCAAGGGCGGGGAGGAGTTTGTATTTTATGAGGGGCCGCCGACCGCCAACGGCCGACCCGGCATTCATCATCTTGAGGCGCGCGCATTTAAGGACGCTATTCCTCGGTACAAAACAATGCGGGGCTATCATGTCCGCCGCAAAGGTGGCTGGGACACGCACGGCCTGCCGGTTGAGCTTGAGGTAGAGAAGCAGCTTGGCCTTACATCGAAAAATGAAATTGAGGAATACGGTATCGAGAAGTTTAACGAAAAGTGCCGTGAGAGTGTCTGGACGTACGTAAACGAGTGGCGATCTTTTACAGAGCGAATCGGGTTCTGGGTTGATTTGGACGATCCGTACGTTACGTATCAGCCGGATTACATGGAGTCAGTGTGGAATGTTCTTGGCCAGGCAAACGAGCGCAAGCTTCTCTACAAAGACTATAAGGTATTGCCGTGGTGTCCACGGTGCGGTACCGCGCTTTCGAGTCATGAACTAGCGCAAGGATACGAAACGGTCAAGGACCTATCGGTGTATGTTGCCTTTAAGATAACCGATAGAGACGAGTACCTTCTGGCCTGGACCACTACTCCGTGGACGCTCCCGGGAAATGTCGCGCTTGCGGTTTCGAAAGAAGTTGAGTATGTACTCATAGAAGTTGAGGGCAAAAAGGTGTGGTTAACCAAGGATCGGCTTGAGCATGTTGCCCCGGAAGCGGTTGTAGAAAAAGAGGTGAAAGGGGGCGAACTAGTCGGTCTCGCCTACGAGCCGCTTTACGCGTATCTCAAAGATAATCTTCCCGAGAGCGAGAAAGAGAAACTTGCGAACGCCTTTCAGGTCTATGATGCAGATTTTGTAACCACTGAGGATGGTACCGGTATTGTGCACACCGCTGTGATGTACGGGCAGGATGACTTTGAGCTTGGTTCTCGAGCGGGTCTTCCAAAATTTCACTTGGTGAAAGAGAATGGCACGTTTATCCCGGAGACAGACTTTCTTGCCGGGCGTTTTGTTAAAGATGAATCCACCGATGTTGAGATCATCAAAGACCTTGCTCATCGCGGGCTTTTGGTTAAGAAAGAAAAAGTTGAGCACACCTATCCGCACTGTTGGAGGTGTAAAACACCGCTTATTTATTACGCACGTGGATCATGGTATATCCGCATGTCAGAGTTGCGTGATGAGTTGGTTAAGGAGAATCAGGAAATTAATTGGGAACCGGAGCATATTCGCGACGGTCGTTTTGGCGAGTGGTTGAGTGAAGTAAAGGACTGGGCGATCTCGCGCGAGCGGTATTGGGGCACACCGCTGCCGATCTGGACCGATGAGAGCGGAGACGAGGTCGAGGTAGTTTCTTCGCGGGAAGATCTCCATAAAAAAGCGCCGGAGAAGGTGGTCAAAGTATTTTTTATGCGACACGGAGAGAGTGTGAAGAATGTTACGCATACGTTTGACAGCGGGCAAGCCGATTTTCCGCTGACCGAAAAAGGAAAAGAAGAAGCGAAGCGCGCGGGAGAAGAACTAAAAGATGCCGGTATTGATCTGGTTGTTACTTCACCGATCCAGCGAACACTCGAGACTGCCGAGATCGTAGCCGGTGAGCTAGGGGCTGAGTTGGTGGTGGAGGAAGGGCTTTCTGAGATCAAAAGCGGGAGTTGGGACGGCAAGAAACTTGACGATGAATCGATCAAGGAAAGCCGTGCAACCTACTGCGCGCTTGGTCCGGAGGATTATTATACTGCTCCGCGCGGAGAGACAGGAGAGAGCTGGAAGGAGATCGAGGCGCGTGCGTTCGGTGCGGTGAGTAAGGTGATAGACGAAAATCCCGGCAAGACAGTTCTCTTTGTAGCGCACCAGGGTATTGTGGTGTATGCGCTTAAGCCACTTAAAGGGTGGGATATTGTTGAAACCCGCAATGAGCGTGTTTACGACAAAGAGTTCCATGCTCATGCTCACCCTGTTCTTGTATACATAGACCGAGAGCGAAAACGTGAACTTGACCTGCACCGACCATACATTGACGCTATTACATACGAAAAAGACGGAAAGGAAATGAAACGAGTTCCGGAAGTGATGGATGTATGGTTTGACTCAGGGTCGATGCCGTTTGCCCAAGATCACTATCCGTTTGAGAATAAAGAGCGTCTTGAGGCAGGAGGCTATCCGGCTGACTTTATATCTGAGGCGATCGATCAAACTCGTGGCTGGTTCTATACACTTCACGCTATCGGGGCGATAATGGGCTTCGGCAAGGCGTACAAGAATGTAATTTCTCTTGGTCATATTCTTGATGCAGAAGGAAAGAAGATGTCGAAATCGAAAGGGAATACAGTAGATCCCTGGGAGCTCATGGATAAATACGGTGCGGATGCCCTTAGATTTTGGATGTACTCGGTCAACCAGCCCGGTGAGCCGAAGAATTTTGTAGAGCAAACTGTGGATGAGGTAGTTAAGAAAGTGTTCAATCTGGCTTCTAACACAGCTCGGTTCTATGAGATGTACAAAGATTCTGATGACGGAACCGATCCGGACAAGACCGACGTGCTTGATCAGTGGATCGAAAGTTATACCAACAAGGTGGTTCAGGATGTTACGGATGATCTTGAAAATTACAAGCTTCTTGAAGCCAGCCGATCCATTCGTGAATTCATTACCGATCTCTCCCAATGGTACCTCCGTCGTTCTCGTGATCGGATAAAGGAAGGTGATCAAGCCGCGCTTTCAACGTTGCGCCAGACATTGCTGACACTCGCAAAACTTCTAGCTCCGTTTGCGCCGTTCTTTGCCGAGGATCTCTATAGTCGAGTTGGTGGCGGAAAGGAAAGTGTTCATATGGAAAGCTGGCCGAAGGGCCCTCAACCCGATGAGCAAGTGCTTACTAATATGGAAAAAGTTAGAGAGATCGTCACACAAGCGCTTGAATTGCGGGCGAAGGCAGGAGTGAAAGTTCGCCAGCCGTTGGCAGTGTTGACGATCGCTGAAGACATGGATGAAGCATATCGGGCGATCATTGCCGAGGAAGTGAATGTGAAGGAGGTGGCGGTTGGCAATGAGCTTGCGCTTGATACCGAATTCACCGATGAACTTAAGCAAGAAGGCGCTGTACGTGAGCTTGTTCGTGCAATTCAAGGGCTTCGCAAGGACTCCGGCATGAATCCGAGCGACAAGGCCACTCTTGCTGTCTCCACGGACGAGGCGGGCGCACAATTGATCGAGCAGTACCGAGACGAAGTTACCAAAACAACGAACCTTTCAGAGGTAACGTATGGCGATGTTGCTCAAGGAAAAAGTGTGGAGGCGAATAGCTATTCGTTCACTATTGATCTTCATATATAATTCTAGTTGGAATACGGCAGATAGCTTTTATCATTAACGCAAGGAGAATCTCATGTCGAGTACTGTGTACGGATTGCGCATGATGGTGGCTTTGTTCTTCTTTCTTTTGCCGTTCGCGTTCGCCGGTGTCCTTGTTGTGAGTGCGCCTGATGGAGTGATTTTTCAGTGGTTTAAGTTATTTGAAGGGTCAACACACCTGGAAGGAACCTTGCTCCTTATTCCCTGGGGTACGGCCGCCGCGATCGCCGGTCATACGCAAGGATGTCGTGACCGAACCATCGCAGCACAGCAGAAAGATGACCCTGTGTTATGAATTCTTTCGCTAAAGAACTTCTCAGGTTGTTTCCGCTCGCACCAAATGGTGTCGGGCGGTTTTCTAAATACGAAATACTAGATACTATATACTGACTATATGGAATACCGTCTCTACACTACCCCTGCTTTTGTGCTCGCCCGAACGCCCTCGGGTGAAGCAAATAGCCGTGTCTGGTTTCTCACCAGAGATCTGGGTCTTATTCAAGCAAATGCCCAGGCGGCGCGATCATTGGCAAGCAAACACCGCTACGGCCTGCAGACCCTATCGCTCTCGGTAGTTTCGGTAGTTCGTGGAAAAAGCGGTTGGCGGGTGACGAGCGTAATGCCGCAGTACTCATATTATTCGCGCTTGAATAGTTCAACAGCTGCTGTGGATGTGGCGGCGAAAGTGGCGCTCGCTTTGCGCACCTTGTGTGCCGGTGAGGAGCATCAGCCTGAGCTGTTCACTATTTTTACTGAGGTAGTGAATAGTCTTTCAGAAGATTCTCTTAATTATAAAGAGTGTCGAGCCATTGAGTGTATTGCCTTGTTGCGTATACTCTCGCGTCTTGGTTACGTGGGCGACGATAAACTCCTTATTCCGTTTACTTCCTCGTCCGGATTTGATCAACCGTTGATTCAGAAGGTAACAGAACATAAGAGGAACATTATTCGAACGATCAATAAAGCTTTTGAAGCAAGTCACCTGGTTTCCGCACGCTACGCGTAGCCACTGTTGGGGCGAGGTGGTATAATTTCAATTATCTATGGCTGATCGAGAGGGCGATAACAAACTTGAAAAGGCGCAGAATCGACTATATTCTCGCGATTACAATGAACCGGATTCAAATCGCCGAAGCGGTTTTGAAGAGGATGATGAGCCGGTTAGACGCAATTGGGACGACTTGCACGCGCAAGAACAAGAAACAGTAGAGGCTCAAGAGCCGGACCCGCAGGACCGGTCAGAAGAGCAAGTAGACGAGCAGCCTTCAGAACAAACCCTTTCAGAAACCACCGAAGAACAAACTGAAGAACAAATCGAAAAACAAACTGAAGATCAACCCCAAGGATACTCTGAAGAACCACAAGAGAGATCGCCGGAGGCACGTTCGGTACAAGACTCGTC from Candidatus Paceibacterota bacterium includes the following:
- the tmk gene encoding dTMP kinase translates to MAKKDTGKPRKVTPRGKLIVIDGIDGSGKATQVGLLKKYLKKEGVKVKTIDFPRYEDNFFGSLIGNYLSGEYGDFAKTDPRVASVLYAADRFESSKNIRKWLEEGYTVLADRYVSANQIHQGGKIADARKRKEFLEWLEKMEHGVFGIPKPDLVIYLDVPFEVSREWLKKKSAQSSKKYLKGRKDVVEDNLKYLKNSRNAALWLERNNKNWEKVTCCDGMTCMLPEEVHGYVAKITQKRLRRI
- the dut gene encoding dUTP diphosphatase, producing the protein MGLTIQIKKLYKNTKMPAYARAGDVALDMFSREEGVLLPGERKVFHTGFALEFPEGFAAIVKDKGGIANVGVTTLGGVFDAGYRGEYNAQLFNLSTEPYTVEVGDKVAQLMILPVEIVTLEEVDELSDSDRGDGRFGSTGLK
- the argS gene encoding arginine--tRNA ligase, whose amino-acid sequence is MIQDILKDTISEALQQIGIADPEVELEHPADLAHGDFSTNVAMRYAKEQGSSPRDIAEKVISLIEESKPSFVNKVEIAGPGFINFFLARDFFAKSLEDIAAHAMDFGRSEVLEGKRVLVEYTDPNLFKEFHVGHIMNNTVGEAIANLFESQGASVVRANYQSDVGPPVAKAIWGMRQLAHKMPKDDAPLIEKVRFLGDSYVTGSAAYEEGSSKEEIDAINTHIYERDNDELNELYKWGRTVSLNHFEEIYKKLGTRFDCYYFESQVFEDGLKLVEEGKEKGVFKESDGAIVYHGEEDGLHTRVFVNARGLPTYETKELGLTKQKFETETYEQSVVVTANEQTSYFQVVMAALTKLYPEWVKRTKHIEHGMLQTPDGKMSSRKGNVIGGGTLIEDVEARANEKIQETDRDLEDPDILATQEAVAAIKYAILKQAPGKNVTFDMEQSLSLEGDSGPYLQYAHTRCYSILAKAKTEGIVASIENPPAESYELERVLYRFPEIVEKAFSDLSPQYVTTYLTELASMFNSFYGTEQIVNVDDEFSPYKLALTRATQTVLANGLNVLGIEAPEQM
- a CDS encoding class I tRNA ligase family protein, producing MTTCKDENTKSELAKREEEILKQWQENSIFEKTLEQTKGGEEFVFYEGPPTANGRPGIHHLEARAFKDAIPRYKTMRGYHVRRKGGWDTHGLPVELEVEKQLGLTSKNEIEEYGIEKFNEKCRESVWTYVNEWRSFTERIGFWVDLDDPYVTYQPDYMESVWNVLGQANERKLLYKDYKVLPWCPRCGTALSSHELAQGYETVKDLSVYVAFKITDRDEYLLAWTTTPWTLPGNVALAVSKEVEYVLIEVEGKKVWLTKDRLEHVAPEAVVEKEVKGGELVGLAYEPLYAYLKDNLPESEKEKLANAFQVYDADFVTTEDGTGIVHTAVMYGQDDFELGSRAGLPKFHLVKENGTFIPETDFLAGRFVKDESTDVEIIKDLAHRGLLVKKEKVEHTYPHCWRCKTPLIYYARGSWYIRMSELRDELVKENQEINWEPEHIRDGRFGEWLSEVKDWAISRERYWGTPLPIWTDESGDEVEVVSSREDLHKKAPEKVVKVFFMRHGESVKNVTHTFDSGQADFPLTEKGKEEAKRAGEELKDAGIDLVVTSPIQRTLETAEIVAGELGAELVVEEGLSEIKSGSWDGKKLDDESIKESRATYCALGPEDYYTAPRGETGESWKEIEARAFGAVSKVIDENPGKTVLFVAHQGIVVYALKPLKGWDIVETRNERVYDKEFHAHAHPVLVYIDRERKRELDLHRPYIDAITYEKDGKEMKRVPEVMDVWFDSGSMPFAQDHYPFENKERLEAGGYPADFISEAIDQTRGWFYTLHAIGAIMGFGKAYKNVISLGHILDAEGKKMSKSKGNTVDPWELMDKYGADALRFWMYSVNQPGEPKNFVEQTVDEVVKKVFNLASNTARFYEMYKDSDDGTDPDKTDVLDQWIESYTNKVVQDVTDDLENYKLLEASRSIREFITDLSQWYLRRSRDRIKEGDQAALSTLRQTLLTLAKLLAPFAPFFAEDLYSRVGGGKESVHMESWPKGPQPDEQVLTNMEKVREIVTQALELRAKAGVKVRQPLAVLTIAEDMDEAYRAIIAEEVNVKEVAVGNELALDTEFTDELKQEGAVRELVRAIQGLRKDSGMNPSDKATLAVSTDEAGAQLIEQYRDEVTKTTNLSEVTYGDVAQGKSVEANSYSFTIDLHI
- a CDS encoding recombination protein O N-terminal domain-containing protein, with translation MEYRLYTTPAFVLARTPSGEANSRVWFLTRDLGLIQANAQAARSLASKHRYGLQTLSLSVVSVVRGKSGWRVTSVMPQYSYYSRLNSSTAAVDVAAKVALALRTLCAGEEHQPELFTIFTEVVNSLSEDSLNYKECRAIECIALLRILSRLGYVGDDKLLIPFTSSSGFDQPLIQKVTEHKRNIIRTINKAFEASHLVSARYA